A region of Saccopteryx leptura isolate mSacLep1 chromosome X, mSacLep1_pri_phased_curated, whole genome shotgun sequence DNA encodes the following proteins:
- the RBM3 gene encoding RNA-binding protein 3 isoform X2 has protein sequence MSSEEGKLFVGGLNFNTDEQALEDHFSSFGPISEVVVVKDRETQRSRGFGFITFTNPEHASDAMRAMNGESLDGRQIRVDHAGKSARGTRGGAFGTHGRGRGYSRGGGDQGYGSGRYDSRPGGYGYGYGRSRDYGGSQGGYDRYSGGSYRDNYDN, from the exons ATGTCTTCTGAAGAAGGGAAGCTCTTCGTTGGAGGGCTCAACTTCAACACCGATGAGCAGGCTCTGGAAGATCACTTCAGTAGCTTCGGGCCAATTTCTGAGG TGGTCGTTGTCAAGGACCGGGAGACGCAGCGATCCCGGGGTTTTGGCTTCATTACCTTCACCAATCCAGAGCATGCCTCAGATGCCATGAGAGCCATGAATGGAGAG TCTCTGGATGGTCGCCAGATCCGTGTAGATCACGCAGGCAAGTCGGCCCGGGGAACCAGAGGGGGTGCCTTTGGGACCCATGGGCGTGGTCGCGGCTACTCTAGAG GTGGTGGGGACCAGGGCTACGGGAGTGGCAGGTATGACAGTCGACCTGGAGGATATGGATACGGATATGGAAGGTCCAGAGACTATGGTGGCAG CCAGGGTGGTTATGACCGCTACTCAGGAGGAAGTTACAGAGACAATTATGACAACTGA
- the RBM3 gene encoding RNA-binding protein 3 isoform X1 encodes MSSEEGKLFVGGLNFNTDEQALEDHFSSFGPISEVVVVKDRETQRSRGFGFITFTNPEHASDAMRAMNGESLDGRQIRVDHAGKSARGTRGGAFGTHGRGRGYSRGGGDQGYGSGRYDSRPGGYGYGYGRSRDYGGRSQGGYDRYSGGSYRDNYDN; translated from the exons ATGTCTTCTGAAGAAGGGAAGCTCTTCGTTGGAGGGCTCAACTTCAACACCGATGAGCAGGCTCTGGAAGATCACTTCAGTAGCTTCGGGCCAATTTCTGAGG TGGTCGTTGTCAAGGACCGGGAGACGCAGCGATCCCGGGGTTTTGGCTTCATTACCTTCACCAATCCAGAGCATGCCTCAGATGCCATGAGAGCCATGAATGGAGAG TCTCTGGATGGTCGCCAGATCCGTGTAGATCACGCAGGCAAGTCGGCCCGGGGAACCAGAGGGGGTGCCTTTGGGACCCATGGGCGTGGTCGCGGCTACTCTAGAG GTGGTGGGGACCAGGGCTACGGGAGTGGCAGGTATGACAGTCGACCTGGAGGATATGGATACGGATATGGAAGGTCCAGAGACTATGGTGGCAG AAGCCAGGGTGGTTATGACCGCTACTCAGGAGGAAGTTACAGAGACAATTATGACAACTGA